A region of the Paenibacillus sp. J23TS9 genome:
ATATAAATAATGGAGGGTGCTACATGAACCAAGCAAATCGGGCAAGTCAAATTCACATGCTGGATATTTCCTCAATCATCATGGGTAAAGTTGATACCATCCACCCCACAATCATTCATGATGATGAACATGCCATTCTGATTGATACCGGTTATCCCGGCCAAATCTCCAAATTCACTGAGGTTTTGGAACGACATGGACTTGGGATTCAAGATTTGACGAAGGTCATTTTGACGCATCAGGATATCGACCATATTGGCAGCCTGCCAGCTATGCTGGAACAGAGCGAACATCCAATTGAGGTACTGGCCAGTGCGGAGGAGAAGCCATTTATTGAGGGGGACGTGATGATTCTTAAGATTACTCCCGAAGCGCTCGCCGCTGCGGAAGCCATGATCCCCGCTAATGTTCCCGAGCAATGGAAACAGGCTTTTCTCTCGACATTAAAAAATCCGCCAAAATCACCCGTAAACCGAGTGATTCATGACGGAGAAGTCCTTCCTGTGTGCGGTGGCATTGAAGTAATTGCTACGCCAGGGCACACTCCCGGGCATATCAGTCTTTATCACATTCCCAGTAAAACACTTATCGCGGCCGATGCGCTTCGCGTCGTTGATGGCCGTCTTTGCGGACCTGACCCTGAACAAACGCTGAATATGGCTCAGGCTTTGGAATCCGTCAAAAAATTAGCGTCTTATGATGCTCAAACCGTCATCTGCTATCACGGCGGGTTATTCCAGGATAACGTTTCTCAAACGATTCAGGAGCTTGCATACAACTAATACAGCTCAAGTAGACAAAGTTAACTTTTATTTCATGACCTTCATAACATTCGCACCGCTATGAAACCGTTCGAAGGCCTGCTGCATTTTCAGTAAGTAAGCCGGATCCTGACTGGAGCATGCGAAACGGATATCCCCGCTGCCTTGATTTCCGAGGATCTCCTTCTCAACAAGCACATGACGGAGTCTGCGGATGGTACCGCGGCTACCATCAATAATTTCGATATGATCCGGCAGAATCCGGCTTAGCAGCGGCTTATAAAATGGAAAATGGGTGCAGCCCAGGACCAGCGTTCCATAATCATTCAAATGATAAGGCGCTAATTTCTCGTTAAAATAGGCTGTCATCACCTCGGGATCAAACTGCATAGCCTCGCAGTATGTCACCAGTTCAGGCAACGGGAGTGAATCCACAATACTGTGGTCGTCTACCCGGGATACCAGCTGCGTATATTTTGACTGATGAAGTGTCAGTGGGGTTGCCGCCACCAAAACTCTTTTCCCTGTTTCACGGTTCATCTCAACGGCCGGCTTGACTGCCGGTTCCATTCCGATAATCGGAAAGCTGTATTCCTGACGCAGCTCTTCAGCCGCTGCACTGGTTGCGGTATTGCATGCTATCACCAGCGCTTTGATATCCTCTTTTAAAATTTGATCCAGCGACTCACGCACAAAGTCCTGCACCTGCTCCTTAGTTTTCGTGCCGTAAGGTACATGAAGTGTGTCGGCAAAAAATAAAAAGTCCTCTTTGGGCAGCTGCTTCACGGCTTCAGAAAGTACGGTTAATCCGCCTAACCCTGAATCAAAAAGCGCAATTCGCATGTTGTTCACCTGATTTTTCATAGATTCATTACAAAAAAAATGTATATTCCCTTATATGATGAAAACCAAATTATTGCCAAAAGTCAAGAGACAGGGCCATGGAAAAATAATACACCGTCCTCTGGTTCCTTGAATCCATCCTTAATATCAGGAAATTCGGCCGTTTATCCTTCCCGTTGGATCATGCAGGCAAATTCAGTTTCCTGACCGTGTACCGGCGAAGTAAAGACGCAAGTTTGCTTAAAGCCAGCATTCTCATAGGTTCGAATCGCACGTTGGTTAAAGGTGGCAACGACCAGGCGAATTCCTTTTTCAGGTAAGCTGCGCTTGACGTATGCTATCCCCTCCTCAACAAAACGGATTCCATGCCCCTGTCCGGTAAGCTCCGGTTTCATCCCCAGGCCGAAATCCACCAAGGAATCCTCTTCATAAATCCCTGCATCATAGCCGCCCGGGACGCGCGCCGAAATACCGGTACAATAAAATCCGATCAGACTTCCTTCTGCATCTCTTGCAGAAACATAATCTCCATTCATTAAATCGGCAATATCTTCTTCGCTTCCATCCATGCTGTATAAATCATACGGCTCCGGGTACCTCCAAGTCGCGATCACAACTGCATCCTCACGTTTCATACTGCTCACTCGTTCCATTACTTCTGCACAACCTCTTCCTTTTTATAATATTGTACGGTTTGCCTTCTCCTGAAGTAATGTCTGACCCAATCCTCGGTCAATAAAATTAGCCGATACCCGCTTGATACCAAGCTCCTTCGCCCATACCGAGAACTGGCCGATATGATGGATTTCATGGGCGATCACATGACGGAGCACTTCCCCGTACATGAGCGGCTCCGTACGCCAAGATACGCGAACAACGGTACTCTCCTTGCTTGCATCTGCATTCGAAAGAATGTCCTGTATTTGTTTACGGCAGCTTTCCGACAGATCCTTTACTGCCTCCAGAGTTTGATAATCTTCATAGAGAGGTTCCCAGTCCTCCAGCCCTTCGATGGCTCTGATCCAGCTGAGCTCCACGTCCGCAATATGGAAAAACGTCTTCAGGATCGATCCGACACCTCCTGTTCTTTCCTTTATCAGTTCATCGGTTGAGAGCTGGCTGTATACTTCAAACCATTCATCTCGGACCTGCCAGTTATATTCAAACCATGATTTCATGAAATTTCTCCTTTTTTATATAAAATGAACTAAAGTCTTACCCTACCTCTCCTTGATTACATCCGGCATACAGGCGAGACGCTTTCCCTTTCTTTAGTTCAATTTATGTAGCTGATACTACTTAAAAATATATTCCGGATTTCCACAATCTGACTGTGCTAATTTCTGATCCATTGTATGCCGCTGCAGCTGTCATATGTAACAGTGATATGACTCAGGGAATCTTTTACAAAAGATAGTATAACACGGATTAAAGGTGCAGGAATGCAGAAAGGCCGGGTGATAACACCCGGCCTTTTACTTATTTAGCTGTTGATCAAGCTATACATCATTTTGGCAATTTCCGCCCGGGTTACTTTCCCCTTCGGATCAAATCGGTGATTGCCTTTACCATTCATGAGACCGAGCTTGTTCGCACGCTCTACCGCTTCTTTTGCCCAGGAAGCCACTTGGTTCATGTCCGTAAAGCCCGTGCTCACAGAGCCTGTCCGCTCCTTACCATTCAGAACATCGCTTACTTTCATCATAATGACAGCTGCTTCCTCGCGGCTGATTGTGTCTTGTGGCCGGAACTTGCCATCACTGCCTTGGATAATACCAAGCTTCGCTGCCTGTGCAACCGCAGCGGCATAATAAGCTTCGGCAGGCACATCCTTAAATTCCTGACTGACCGAGGTCAACTCTGCGCTGGCCGCGCGCATTGCCAAGGTTACGAAGTCAGCACGTGTTACATTTTTACCGGGTCCAAATTGTTCTTCAGTCATGCCTTGGATTACATGTTTGGCCGCGAGCTTGGTAATGAATTCTTCCGCCCAGGAGCCCTGCACATCCTTGAACTGTTTGTGGTACTCAAGGACTGCGTAGGAGCCAGGCTGGTCTGCTGTGAAAGTCACCGTGCTGCTACCAAAGCTGCCACCCTTGTACACTGGCTTCCCCCCTTGCAGCAGATATACACCGGCATAATCTGTTTGAAGCTGCTTTTGCTGCTCAGCTGTGAGACTTCTTTCTAATGTTACCTGGCCTCCAAAAACAGTCACCGGCGTTTCATTTTGCCCTTTGACCTGTGCCATGCGCAGCGTATATACGAGACCACCATGCGAATATTCCTTCGAAGTGCCAATACTGCTGCTCATCATTTGTTTGATGCTTTCATTCATCGAGGTGGCAATCCGAAGCAGCAGCTGGTCCGCTTCATCCAAAGAATCCGGCAATGCAGCCGGTGGCACTGTAACGGTAAGACCCGTTGCCACGATAATGAGAGACAGCTGGCTGTCCTTTGCCTTTTTCAACGATGCTGCAGGAAGATATACTGCAGATTCTCCTGTTTGTTCATTCTTCCCCGTTAAATGTATAACCACCTTACCATTGCTTGTGCTTGTTATGGCTTTATCGAGAGCCTTGGCATCCGCTCGATAAGCCCCCTCTGCTGATAGCTGCAGCGTCATTCCTCCATCCCCGGTTTCAGGTGAAGGCTTCACAGGTACTGTTGGCGTTTCTGGAGTCACCACTCCACTACCACCGCCGCTGCTTTCACCGCCCCCCGGAACCTCAGGATGTATTTCACCGGTTTGCTTACCGGTATAGAAGCCCCAAATATCTGATAAAATGCTGCCGCTGTATTCATCTTCGGCTTTCACATACCATTGATCATAACCGTTTGGAGTCAGGCCGTTCCAAGTAGCTGAGGCTTCCGTGCCGCTCTTCACATTGGACTGGAACCCAATTTGCTGATCTGTGTATACTCTTACACCAATATAATCCGTTGCCACTCGCTTCGTTGTCGGCTCCAGACCAAGATCCAGACTAAACTCGTCTTTTCCCTTTTCCGTTTCAGGATCATAGTAATTATAATCATCCAAATAAGGAGAATACGTTTTGATGTGGAGCTTGTTATTTTTCATATCGAACTGCATAAGACGGATATATCCAAGCCCGCCCTCTGCTGCTCCCTGATAATCAGCCAGCATTTGATATACATTCCGGTCGGGGATCCCGTCCCCGTTGTCGTCCAGCTGATCAACCTTCAGCTCTGCATCATGATAATGTCCGGACAATGCAGCGATGACATTTTTATTCGGCTTGATGACCTTCTCAAAAATCTGATCGGCAATCGGAGCCCGGTTATTCGATACAAGTAAGTATTCATGCAGACAGAGAATCGCTT
Encoded here:
- a CDS encoding DinB family protein codes for the protein MKSWFEYNWQVRDEWFEVYSQLSTDELIKERTGGVGSILKTFFHIADVELSWIRAIEGLEDWEPLYEDYQTLEAVKDLSESCRKQIQDILSNADASKESTVVRVSWRTEPLMYGEVLRHVIAHEIHHIGQFSVWAKELGIKRVSANFIDRGLGQTLLQEKANRTIL
- a CDS encoding GNAT family N-acetyltransferase; this translates as MKREDAVVIATWRYPEPYDLYSMDGSEEDIADLMNGDYVSARDAEGSLIGFYCTGISARVPGGYDAGIYEEDSLVDFGLGMKPELTGQGHGIRFVEEGIAYVKRSLPEKGIRLVVATFNQRAIRTYENAGFKQTCVFTSPVHGQETEFACMIQREG
- the murI gene encoding glutamate racemase, translated to MRIALFDSGLGGLTVLSEAVKQLPKEDFLFFADTLHVPYGTKTKEQVQDFVRESLDQILKEDIKALVIACNTATSAAAEELRQEYSFPIIGMEPAVKPAVEMNRETGKRVLVAATPLTLHQSKYTQLVSRVDDHSIVDSLPLPELVTYCEAMQFDPEVMTAYFNEKLAPYHLNDYGTLVLGCTHFPFYKPLLSRILPDHIEIIDGSRGTIRRLRHVLVEKEILGNQGSGDIRFACSSQDPAYLLKMQQAFERFHSGANVMKVMK
- a CDS encoding MBL fold metallo-hydrolase, yielding MNQANRASQIHMLDISSIIMGKVDTIHPTIIHDDEHAILIDTGYPGQISKFTEVLERHGLGIQDLTKVILTHQDIDHIGSLPAMLEQSEHPIEVLASAEEKPFIEGDVMILKITPEALAAAEAMIPANVPEQWKQAFLSTLKNPPKSPVNRVIHDGEVLPVCGGIEVIATPGHTPGHISLYHIPSKTLIAADALRVVDGRLCGPDPEQTLNMAQALESVKKLASYDAQTVICYHGGLFQDNVSQTIQELAYN